The Chloroflexus aggregans DSM 9485 genome segment AAGTTGAAGATGTCGCGCTACGGATGTCTCGCTACGCTCGACATGACAGTGATTGCTTCGTGACAGGCTGCTCGGTCATCACGAAGGCAAGTTGGAAGATGTCGCGCTACGGATATCTCGCTACGCTCGACATGACAGTGATTGCTTCGTGACAGGCTGCTCGGTCATCACAAAGGAAAGGGAGGTAGACTATGCGTGCCATTCGCATCATCAGTATGCTCGTACTCGTACTATTAATGATGGTAGGATTCACACCGGTATCAGCGCAAGAAAACCAACGCAACCTCTTCTTTTACACCCGCTACCCTTCCCAAGAAGCCACCATTGGAGACATCGTCACCTTCAAACTAACCCTCGGTACCGATACAACCCCACAGATCGTCCAGCTCGGTATGCGAGAAGTACCGCAAGGTTGGAATGTCACCTTCCGCGGCGATGGGAGGGTCATTTCTTCGGCATACGTCGAACCCAACAATAACGCCACGTTCGACTTGCGGATCGAACCTCCGGCTGATGTGAAGGCCGGCTCGTACCGCATGGTCGCGGTAGCAAGCGGTGTAGGCCAAGAGGTTACCCTTCCGATTGCTTTAACTCTCAAAGAGAAGAGCACCAATCCGGGTGGATTATCGTTCAAAGTTGATCTCCCCACCCTCCGCGGCTCACCCTCGACTACATTCCGCTATAACGTCACCCTCAAGAACGAGAGTAGTGAAGAGGTGCCGGTGAGCTTACTGGCCGACGCACCGCGTGGTTTTCAAGTCGATTTCAAATTATCAGGGCAGAGCATTACCAGCGTGCCATTCGGACCCAACGAGTCGAAGAGCTTGAGTGTTGAGGTACGGCCGTTCAGTGATGTGCCCGCCGGTACCTATGAAATCGGCATTCTCGCACGTGGCAACGATTTGCAGGCTACTACCCGCCTGATCGCCGATATTACCGGCCAACCCCAACTACTGCTCACCACTCCCGATGGCCGCTTGTCGGGTGAAGCCCGGATCGGCGAAAAGACTGAAGTGAAGCTCGTCGTGAGTAATACCGGCAGCGCCCCGGCCCGTGATATTGAACTGAGCGCTTCGCCACCCATAGGCTGGACGGTTGAGTTTGAGCCGAAACAGATTCCCGAATTGGCCAATGGTCAGCAGATTGAAGTGAGTGCGAAGGTACAGCCGTCGAATCAGGCTATCGCCGGTGATTATCTCGTAACCTTCACCGCCCGTCCCACCGATGCGGCGGCTGCCACCAGTGAGTTCCGTTTCACCGTGCTGACCTCGACCATTTGGGGCCTGGTGGGGATCGCGTTGATCGCAATCGCTGTGGTGGGCGTAGGTATGGCGGTCATGCGATTTGGTCGCCGGTAATCTAAAGCCGCTTGGCTGTGTGGCTCTCCAAAATAACGGGGAAACGATTATGACCGACGTGGTGATTGAATGCCATGATTTGACTAAACAATACGGTACGTTTACCGCCGTCGATCATCTGAACATGACCGTGCGCAAAGGCGAAATTTTCGGCCTGTTGGGTCCCAACGGCGCCGGTAAGACGACCACCATTTTAATGCTGCTCGGTCTCACCGAGCCGACGAGCGGTAGTGTGCGCGTGCTTGGGCTTGATCCAGCCCGTCAGCCGCTCAGTGTCAAGGCACGGGTTGGGTATTTGCCCGATCAGGTTGGTTTTTATGACAATCTGACAGCACGGGAAAACTTGAACTACATCGCCAAGCTGAACGGTATTCGCGAGCCGGATATGAGCAAGCGGATTGCCGCTGCGCTTGAACAGGTCGGACTGAGTCATGTCACCGACCGGCGGGTCAAGACGTTTTCGCGCGGTATGCGTCAGCGTCTTGGTGTAGCCGAGGTGTTGATCAAGCAACCGCAGTTAATTATTATGGACGAGCCGACACTAGCGCTTGACCCAGAGGCTGTGCGCGAATTTCTCGATCTGATCCGTCAGCTTAAGGCGAGCGGCATCACCATCTTGCTCTCGTCACACCTGTTGCAGCAGGTTCAGGCGATATGCGACCGTGTCGGCCTGTTCCACAAAGGACGGATGGTGCTTGAAGGCACTGTCAGCGAATTGGCCCAGCGCGTCCTCGGCGGTGCGTACCGGATTCACGTTGAAGCAGAGGGCGGTGACGCTGTCGCTGCTGCCTTGCGGTCGCTACCCGATGTCTTGAACGTTTCGGCCAACGGCACCCACTTCTACCATGTTGAAGCACGCACCGACGTGCGGGCCGAGATTGCTCGCAAAGTCATCGAAGCCGGTGGCCGTCTGCTCGGCCTGAGCGTTGATACACCCGGCCTCGATGAGGTTTATACTCGCTACTTCCAGAAAGGAGCCGCCTATGCAGCAAGCGCGTAGCCTAACGACCACCCGCCAACGCGAAGGGTCGCCATGGACAGGGCTGTGGGCGGTGGTGGCGAAAGAAATGGCCGATTACCTGACGAGCGCTCGCATGATGATTCTCGAGGCGTTGATCTTACTGACGGCCTTCGGCACCGTCTTTGCCGCCTCGCAGAATCTACGCGCCGGGGTCAGTAGTAACGATACCTTTCTCTTCTTGCGTCTCTTTACCACGGCTCGCGATCCACTGCCGGCGTTTGTCGGGTTTCTGGGCTTGCTGGTGCCACTATTAGCGATTGCGTTGGCGTTTGATTCGATCAATGGCGAGTTTAATCAACGCACCCTCTCGAAAGTACTCGCCCAGCCGATCTACCGCGATGCTTTGTTGTTAGGGAAGTTCTTAGCCGGACTCGGCACGTTGGCCTTAGTCCTCACCGCGATCTGGCTGCTTATCATTGGGATGGGCCTGTTGCAATTGGGGGTTCCACCCAGCAGTGAAGAGACGGTTCGCATGCTCTGGTTCCTGCTGATCACCATCTTCTACGGTGGGATTTGGTTGGCGCTGGCAATGCTGTTCTCGATCATCTTTCGCCAACCGGCTACGGCTGCGCTAGGCGCGATAGCCGTCTGGCTCTTCTTCACCGTCTTCTGGGGCATTATCGCCAGCTTACTAGCCCGCACGCTCCAACCGGTTTCACCGGGAGACACGCAGGCCCTGATCAACCAGATTCAGCTTGAACTCATGCTGACCCGGCTGTCGCCGAACACCCTTTTCTCCGAGGTGGCACTGGCAATGCTGAACCCAGGCGTCCGCGCTCTTGGGATTGTCTTACCGATCCAGTTGCACAATGCAATCGCCGGTACACCTCTCCCTGCCTCACAGAGTATTCTGCTGACGTGGCCACACGCTACCGGCCTGATCGCAGCCACGATTGTGTTGTTTGCCATCGGATACATCCTCTTCCAACGCCAAGAGGTGCGGGCGTAGCGCGGTGCAAGGTACCCTAGCCACCAGGAGGGGTGGGGCACGCCTCCTTCCTCCCCGTGCTGAGCCGCCCTGCCGTGCGGCTTTACCGTCTTGCGGACGCTGAGCCGCACTGCCGTGCGGCTTTACCGTCTTGCGGACGCTGAGCCGCCCTGCCGTGCGGCTTTACCGTCTTGCGGATGCTGAGCCGCACTGCCGTGCGGCTTTACCGTCTTGCGCTCGTGCGGACGCTGAGCCGCCCTGCCGTGCGGCTTTACCGTCTTGCGCTCGTGCGGATGCTGAGCCGCACTGCCGTGCGGCTTTACCGTCTTGCGCTCGTGCAGACGCTGAGCCGCCCTGCCGTGCGGCTTTACCGTCTTGCGCTCGTGCGGACGCTGAGCCGCACTGCCGTGCGGCTTTACCGTCTTGCGGATGCTGAGCCGCCCTGCCGTGCGGCTTTACCGTCTTGCGCTCGTGCGGATGCTGAGCCGCCCTGCCGTGCGGCTTTACCGTCTTGCGCTCGTGCGGACGCTGAGCCGCCCTGCCGTGCGGCTTTACCGTCTTGCGCTCGTGCGGACGCTGAGCCGCCCTGCCGTGCGGCTTTACCGTCTTGCGCTCGTGCGGACGCTGAGCCGCCCTGCCGTGCGGCTTTACCGTCTTGCGCTCGTGCGGACGCTGAGCCGCCCTGCCGTGCGGCTTTACCGTCTTGCGCTCGTGCGGACGCTGAGCCGCCCTGCCGTGCGGCTTTACCGTCTTGCGCTCGTGCGGACGCTGAGCCGCCCTGCCGTGCGGCTTTACCGTCTTGCGCTCGTGCGGACGCTGAGCCGCCCTGCCGTGCGGCTTTACCGTCTTGCGGACGCTGAGCCGCCCTGCCGTGCGGCTGTGCGGCTGTGCGACTGTGCGGTGTGGCGGACGGGCGGACGTGGCGGTGTTGTCGGGCCAATTGTACGTATGTCACCGACTGTCAACTCTCAGTTCCGTCGTATAATACTATCAGCTTTTGTTGGGTTCGATTACTGAAAGAACGAACAACCGGCGATGAACAATATACTAGCGATTGCCATTGGGGCGGCGATTGGTGCTAATCTCCGCTATGGCATTGGTCTGTGGGCAGCTCAACGCCTCGGTACGACATGGCCGTATGGCACCTTTATCATCAATCTGTTAGGCTGTTTACTCATTGGATTATTGCTGACACTGGCCGCTAACCGGCTGACACTCAGCGAACCGATGCGGCTCATGCTGGTGACAGGTTTGCTCGGTGGTTTCACTACCTTCTCGACCTTCGGCTACGAGAGTGTGACACTCCTTAATAGTGGGAACTGGCTGGCGGCGCTCAGCTATGTTAGCGGAAGTGTCATTGGTGGCCTCATCGCGGTAATTATCGGTATCGGATTAGGGCGCTGGATCGGCGGATAGATAGATGGGTCAAGGTTCGTTTGTAATGAGGAGGTCTCCGATGGAGCAGGCCATGACCCAACAACTTTGGATTTATATTGATGAAGGTGACAGTTTGGAGGGGCGTACAGTTGCGACGCGCATCGTCGAAACGCTACGTGCTGCCGGTGCGCCCGGCGTCACTGTTCTGCGCGGTGTAGGCGGCTATGGCACCCACGGGATTTTTCACAGTGATCTGTTGGTGGACATTCCCAGTCGGTTACCGTTGGTAATTACGTGTATCGACCGCAGTGATCGGTTGCAACGATTATTGCCAAAACTGAGCGAACTTGTACAAGAGGGTTTGATCGTGCTCTCGCCGGTGCAGGTGGTGAAAGTGGGTCGGCGAGCCGGGGGAGCATTACCGGCACACTTGACCGTTGCCCACGTGATGACCCATGACGTGGTGTCGGTGACGGTTGACACACCTGTTGGTGAGGTCGTGCGCCTGTTGATCGAACGCGGGCTACGCGCGATGCCGGTAATCGATGCTGATCGCAAGGTCGTGGGGATTGTGACCGATGCCGATCTGCTCCAACGGGGTGTGAGTCAGTTGCCACTTCACTTGCAGCAACTCCTGCCAAATGATGATCGGGCAGCGCAATTAGCGGCAGTCGCATCTCGACCCGAACGGGTCGGTGAGGTCATGACACCAAACCCGACCACAATCCCTGCCACTGCCTCGTTAGCACAGGCGGCATTGGTTATGACCAAGAATGACCACAAACGGCTGCCGGTGGTTGATAACGAGGGACGATTGGTAGGTATTATTAGCCGGTCGGATCTGTTGCAGACGGTGGCGAACAATTTTGCGATCAGTGGTGAGACGCTGTCGGCAGAGTTTGTCACGGCAACAACGGTTGGCGAGGTGATGGCTCGCGATGTACCGGTGGTAACGCCAGATACGTCACTAAGCGAGACGCTTGATCGGATACTCTCGACGCCACGGCGACGAGCCGTTGTTATCGATCAAGATCGGCGTGTGATTGGAATCGTGAGCGACGGCGACATTTTACGGCGAGCGATGCGCCCGGTATCACCGGGACTGCTACAACGGTTTGCCATGTGGATCGGCGGTGGTACGCGCTCGCCGGAATTGGCGTTGGCACTCCAGAATCAGACGGCGGCTAACGTGATGACTAGTCCGGTCATCACCGTCACGCCGGACACACCGATTACCACCGCCATCGAACAGATGATTGCACACCGCATCAAACGGCTGCCGGTGATTGATGACCAAGGACGATTAGTGGGAATGGTAGGCAGAGCGGCACTGTTAGGTGCGTTACTCAGCAACGAACGGTAGGTTATCGCCAAGCGCTGTTATCAACAGAGCGGCGGATCGGTGACCCGCCGCTCATCATTGGCCTATGCCAACGCCGGGCTTTCTTCGGTCTTCTCCTGATCGATCTCGCGCTGCGAGCGGAGGCGCAACTGATCTTCATAGACATCGACGATGACGGTATCCCCATCTTGGAACTGGCCGGAGAGCAAACCTTCGGCCAATGGGTCTTCGATCAGGTTGGTAATCACTCGTCGCAACGGACGCGCACCGAAGGCCGGGTCATAGCCACGGCGGGCGAGGTATTCGAGCGCATCGGGCTGCACCACCAACTTGATCTGGTGCTCGTCGAGCTGGGTCTGCACCCGCTTAAGCATCAGTTGGGTGATCGACTGAATCTCCTCTGTTGTGAGCGGATGGAAGATGATCGTAGCGTCGATCCGGTTGAGGAACTCCGGTCGGAAGAGCATCCGCAACGCTTCATCAACCTTACGCCGCATATCGGCCTGATCGATCTCCGCCGCGTTACCCCCAAACCCGATCCGTGACGCCCGCCGGATGTGCTCGGTACCGACGTTACTGGTCATAATGATGATCGTATTGCGGAAATCAACCCGTCGGCCCTTGCCATCGGTCAGGTGACCATCTTCGAGCACTTGCAACAAGAGGTTGAAGGCATCGGGATGGGCCTTCTCGATCTCGTCGAACAGCACCACGCTATAGGGCTTACGACGCACCGCATCGGTCAACTGACCACCCTCACCGTAACCGATATAGCCGGGCGGCGAACCAACCAACCGCGAGGTGGTATGGCGCTCTTGGAACTCCGACATATCGATCTTGATCAGCGCCTCTTCGGTACCGAACATAAACTCGGCCAGCGCCTTGGCCAGCTCGGTCTTCCCGACGCCGGTGGGGCCAAGGAAGATAAAGCTACCAATAGGTCGCTTGGGGTCCTTCAAACCGGCGCGGGCACGGCGCACTGCTTTCGAGATAGTGACAATCGCCTCGTGCTGACCGACAATCCGACTGTGGAGGAACTCCTCCATGTGCATCAGGCGCTGCGTCTCGTTACCGGTGAGGCGGGTAACGGGCACGCCCGTCCACATCCCGACCACCTCAGCAATATCCTCTTCGGTCACATAAGGCCGGTCGTAGCGCTCATTACCGCGCGTCCCCAGCTCGGCCTCAATCTCCTGGATACGGCTGAGCATCCGCTCTTCACGCTCACGCAGATTTTCGGCCAGCTCGTACTGATGATCTTCGAGGGCAGCCTCACGTTCCTTCCGCAGTGCCTCCAGCCCACGCAGCGCATCGCGCAAGCGTGGCGGCGTCGCCGACCGATACATCCGCACTCGTGAAGCAGCCTCATCGATAAGGTCAATCGCTTTATCCGGCAACTGGCGGTCGGGCACATAGCGAGCCGAGAGCACTGCTGCCGCCCGAATAGCCTCATCGCTAATCTGCAACTGATGGAAATCCTCGTAGCGCGACTTAATCCCGCGCAAAATCTGGATAGTATCCTCAATCGACGGCTCATCGACCATCACCGGCTGGAAACGGCGTTCGAGGGCGGCGTCACGCTCGATATACTTGCGATATTCATCGAGCGTCGTTGCACCGATCGTCTGCAACTCACCGCGCGAGAGAGCCGGCTTGAGGATATTGGCCGCATCGAGCGTCCCTTCGGCGCCACCGGCACCGATAATCGTGTGGAACTCGTCGATAAAGAGGATGCAGCGTGACTCTTTAATTTCATCGATCACACGCTTGAGACGCTCCTCAAACTGACCACGATACTTGGTACCGGCGACCAGCGCACCCATATCGAGCGTCACCACCCGTTTACCTTTGATGCTATCGGGCACATCACCCTGCACGATACGCTGGGCCAATCCCTCAACAATCGCCGTCTTCCCAACACCGGGTTCACCGATCAGGGCCGGGTTATTCTTGGTACGGCGCGAGAGAATCTGGATGACGCGCTCAATTTCATGTTGGCGCCCAATAATCGGATCGAGCCGTCCCTGCTCGGCCATCTCGGTCAGATCGGTGCCAAGTGCATCAAGGTATGGCGTCTTCGACTGGCGCTGCGTCGTTGGTGTACCGGGAGTAGACACGCGCGCCTCACCGGTAGCGCCGGCAGTCCCGTGGCGCAAGGTGCGCATCACCTGATTCCGCACCTGTTCGAGTGAGACGCCGAGAATGTCGAGCACGCCGGTGGCAACGCCTTCACCATTACGCACCAGACCAAGCAACAAGTGCTCGG includes the following:
- a CDS encoding NEW3 domain-containing protein, which encodes MRAIRIISMLVLVLLMMVGFTPVSAQENQRNLFFYTRYPSQEATIGDIVTFKLTLGTDTTPQIVQLGMREVPQGWNVTFRGDGRVISSAYVEPNNNATFDLRIEPPADVKAGSYRMVAVASGVGQEVTLPIALTLKEKSTNPGGLSFKVDLPTLRGSPSTTFRYNVTLKNESSEEVPVSLLADAPRGFQVDFKLSGQSITSVPFGPNESKSLSVEVRPFSDVPAGTYEIGILARGNDLQATTRLIADITGQPQLLLTTPDGRLSGEARIGEKTEVKLVVSNTGSAPARDIELSASPPIGWTVEFEPKQIPELANGQQIEVSAKVQPSNQAIAGDYLVTFTARPTDAAAATSEFRFTVLTSTIWGLVGIALIAIAVVGVGMAVMRFGRR
- a CDS encoding ABC transporter ATP-binding protein — its product is MTDVVIECHDLTKQYGTFTAVDHLNMTVRKGEIFGLLGPNGAGKTTTILMLLGLTEPTSGSVRVLGLDPARQPLSVKARVGYLPDQVGFYDNLTARENLNYIAKLNGIREPDMSKRIAAALEQVGLSHVTDRRVKTFSRGMRQRLGVAEVLIKQPQLIIMDEPTLALDPEAVREFLDLIRQLKASGITILLSSHLLQQVQAICDRVGLFHKGRMVLEGTVSELAQRVLGGAYRIHVEAEGGDAVAAALRSLPDVLNVSANGTHFYHVEARTDVRAEIARKVIEAGGRLLGLSVDTPGLDEVYTRYFQKGAAYAASA
- a CDS encoding ABC transporter permease, with translation MQQARSLTTTRQREGSPWTGLWAVVAKEMADYLTSARMMILEALILLTAFGTVFAASQNLRAGVSSNDTFLFLRLFTTARDPLPAFVGFLGLLVPLLAIALAFDSINGEFNQRTLSKVLAQPIYRDALLLGKFLAGLGTLALVLTAIWLLIIGMGLLQLGVPPSSEETVRMLWFLLITIFYGGIWLALAMLFSIIFRQPATAALGAIAVWLFFTVFWGIIASLLARTLQPVSPGDTQALINQIQLELMLTRLSPNTLFSEVALAMLNPGVRALGIVLPIQLHNAIAGTPLPASQSILLTWPHATGLIAATIVLFAIGYILFQRQEVRA
- the crcB gene encoding fluoride efflux transporter CrcB codes for the protein MNNILAIAIGAAIGANLRYGIGLWAAQRLGTTWPYGTFIINLLGCLLIGLLLTLAANRLTLSEPMRLMLVTGLLGGFTTFSTFGYESVTLLNSGNWLAALSYVSGSVIGGLIAVIIGIGLGRWIGG
- a CDS encoding DUF190 domain-containing protein, coding for MTQQLWIYIDEGDSLEGRTVATRIVETLRAAGAPGVTVLRGVGGYGTHGIFHSDLLVDIPSRLPLVITCIDRSDRLQRLLPKLSELVQEGLIVLSPVQVVKVGRRAGGALPAHLTVAHVMTHDVVSVTVDTPVGEVVRLLIERGLRAMPVIDADRKVVGIVTDADLLQRGVSQLPLHLQQLLPNDDRAAQLAAVASRPERVGEVMTPNPTTIPATASLAQAALVMTKNDHKRLPVVDNEGRLVGIISRSDLLQTVANNFAISGETLSAEFVTATTVGEVMARDVPVVTPDTSLSETLDRILSTPRRRAVVIDQDRRVIGIVSDGDILRRAMRPVSPGLLQRFAMWIGGGTRSPELALALQNQTAANVMTSPVITVTPDTPITTAIEQMIAHRIKRLPVIDDQGRLVGMVGRAALLGALLSNER
- a CDS encoding ATP-dependent Clp protease ATP-binding subunit, with amino-acid sequence MSDLYSKFTKRAKQVLQLAAEEARAFNHPYIGTEHILLGLIRESEGIAARVLDELGVKLPQARSAVEFIVGPGESTLVTDQELTARAQKVIKYAIEEANRLNHHYIGTEHLLLGLVRNGEGVATGVLDILGVSLEQVRNQVMRTLRHGTAGATGEARVSTPGTPTTQRQSKTPYLDALGTDLTEMAEQGRLDPIIGRQHEIERVIQILSRRTKNNPALIGEPGVGKTAIVEGLAQRIVQGDVPDSIKGKRVVTLDMGALVAGTKYRGQFEERLKRVIDEIKESRCILFIDEFHTIIGAGGAEGTLDAANILKPALSRGELQTIGATTLDEYRKYIERDAALERRFQPVMVDEPSIEDTIQILRGIKSRYEDFHQLQISDEAIRAAAVLSARYVPDRQLPDKAIDLIDEAASRVRMYRSATPPRLRDALRGLEALRKEREAALEDHQYELAENLREREERMLSRIQEIEAELGTRGNERYDRPYVTEEDIAEVVGMWTGVPVTRLTGNETQRLMHMEEFLHSRIVGQHEAIVTISKAVRRARAGLKDPKRPIGSFIFLGPTGVGKTELAKALAEFMFGTEEALIKIDMSEFQERHTTSRLVGSPPGYIGYGEGGQLTDAVRRKPYSVVLFDEIEKAHPDAFNLLLQVLEDGHLTDGKGRRVDFRNTIIIMTSNVGTEHIRRASRIGFGGNAAEIDQADMRRKVDEALRMLFRPEFLNRIDATIIFHPLTTEEIQSITQLMLKRVQTQLDEHQIKLVVQPDALEYLARRGYDPAFGARPLRRVITNLIEDPLAEGLLSGQFQDGDTVIVDVYEDQLRLRSQREIDQEKTEESPALA